A window of the Brassica oleracea var. oleracea cultivar TO1000 chromosome C1, BOL, whole genome shotgun sequence genome harbors these coding sequences:
- the LOC106307846 gene encoding nitric oxide synthase-interacting protein yields the protein MPQRHSKNNNDLAYFTYDEKKKLGYGTQRERLGKDSIKPFDACSLCLKPFIDPMCCHKGHVFCRECILECFLAQKKDIQRRLAAHASQKNQDKDEEEERLMLQKARELDEFDQQNHGALPRYSDKSQSQDKNGFHGANSVKATSFEEEALRTMKAFWLPSATPGASVRVEAPETHTVCPEGKEKLKLKNLFAIRFTEDNSEEEEKKAKSSSTSSYDKTYICPSCKVTLTNTMSLVALSSCGHVFCKKCGEKFMPVDKVCLVCDKPCKDRNLVGLKKGGTGFAEHDDHLEAKEYKHLGSGSGLGMVRMGKT from the exons ATGCCGCAAAGACACTCGAAGAACAACAACGATCTCGCGTACTTCACGTACGACGAGAAGAAGAAGTTAGGGTATGGAACCCAGAGGGAGAGATTGGGGAAAGACTCGATCAAGCCCTTCGATGCTTGTTCCCTCTGCTTGAAACCCTTCATCGATCCCATGTGTTGCCACAAGGGTCATGTCTTCTGCAGAGAGTGTATCCTCGAATGCTTCCTCGCGCAGAAGAAAGACATCCAGAG GAGGCTTGCTGCCCATGCTTCTCAAAAGAATCAAGATAAGGACGAAGAAGAAGAGAGGCTAATGTTACAAAAGGCTAGAGAGCTCGACGAGTTTGATCAGCAAAACCATGGTGCTTTGCCTCGATACAGTGACAAGAGCCAAAGCCAGGACAAGAATGGTTTTCATGGGGCGAACAGTGTGAAGGCGACTTCTTTTGAAGAGGAAGCTCTTAGGACAATGAAAGCCTTCTGGCTTCCATCGGCTACACCAGGAGCTTCAGTTAGAGTTGAAGCTCCGGAAACTCATACCGTCTGTCCAGAGGGCAAAGAGAAGCTCAAGCTTAAAAACCTCTTTGCTATCCGTTTCACGGAAGATAACAGCGAAGAGGAAGAGAAGAAGGCGAAATCGTCATCAACAAGCTCTTATGACAAAACCTACATTTGCCCGAGCTGCAAAGTCACTCTGACTAACACCATGTCTCTTGTGGCACTTAGCTCATGCGGACATGTTTTCTGCAAGAAGTGTGGTGAAAAGTTTATGCCCGTGGACAAAGTCTGTCTTGTGTGTGACAAACCTTGCAAGGACAGGAACTTGGTTGGGTTGAAGAAAGGAGGCACTGGTTTTGCTGAGCACGACGATCATCTTGAGGCTAAAGAGTACAAGCATTTGGGTAGTGGCTCTGGTTTAGGGATGGTGCGGATGGGTAAGACATGA
- the LOC106299429 gene encoding equilibrative nucleotide transporter 3-like: protein MILNSLLCLLFIFPLFTLLFLLPLNICDNKEEVKNMNIETENIPRKLEGKFGAMVVCCILGVGQLVAWNTILTISDYYYQVFPEYHPSRVLTLVYQPFVLGTIFILVFMGKKKKNQKQIAIGYTIFFIGSLLLIILDVATKGEGTLLAYIFLCSIVACFGMANAHVEGAMLGELSFMCPEFIQSFVAGLGVAGAITSALRLVTKAAFDKSPNGLRKGALLFLAFSTLIEFNCMVLYIYMFPKLPIVKHYYAKAESNHVEADETKITQLGNKELLDQNMGLAINLFLIYALTLSIFPGFLYENTGEHKLGSWHPLVLVASYNVWDAFSRYIPLSKHLKIESIKWITSCVLVRFLFVPAFYFTAQSADQGWMVLLTSLLGLTNGYLTVCILANKPKSKYNVLETDALGNLLVSFMLGGIFAGVCLGWLWQIGTKSSF from the exons ATGATTCTGAATTCTCTTCTTTGTCTTTTGTTCATTTTTCCTTTGTTCACACTTTTATTCTTACTTCCTCTAAACATTTGTGACAACAAAGAAGAAGTTAAAAACATGAACATTGAAACTGAGAACATCCCAAGGAAGCTCGAG GGTAAGTTTGGAGCTATGGTGGTATGTTGTATCTTAGGAGTAGGACAACTTGTGGCATGGAACACAATACTCACTATTTCCGATTATTACTATCAAGTATTCCCT GAGTATCATCCTTCAAGAGTTCTTACTCTAGTTTACCAGCCATTTGTCCTTGGAACTATATTCATCTTGGTTTTCATGGGGAAAAAGAAGAAGAACCAGAAGCAAATTGCTATCGGTTATACCATTTTCTTCATCGGCTCTCTTCTTTTGATTATT TTAGACGTGGCTACCAAAGGAGAAGGAACTCTATTAGCATACATCTTTTTATGTTCGATTGTTGCATGTTTTGGGATGGCGAATGCTCATGTAGAAGGGGCCATGCTCGGAGAGCTTTCATTCATGTGTCCTGAGTTTATTCAG TCATTTGTCGCGGGTCTAGGCGTAGCCGGAGCCATAACATCTGCTTTGAGGCTTGTTACCAAAGCGGCATTCGATAAATCTCCTAACGGTCTTCGAAAAGGCGCTT TGCTATTCTTGGCATTTTCGACTTTGATCGAGTTCAATTGCATGGTTCTCTATATTTACATGTTTCCAAAGCTACCAATTGTGAAACATTATTATGCAAAGGCGGAATCAAACCATGTAGAAGCTGACGAAACGAAAATCACGCAATTAGGCAACAAAGAGTTGCTCGATCAAAACATGGGCCTTGCAATCAATCTTTTCCTCATCTACGCCCTGACTTTGTCAATATTTCCTGGATTTTTGTACGAGAACACTGGAGAACACAAACTTGGTTCATG GCACCCTCTTGTACTTGTTGCTTCATATAATGTGTGGGATGCTTTCTCGAGATATATTCCTCTTAGCAAACACCTAAAAATTGAATCAATAAAATGGATCACTTCATGCGTGCTTGTGCGGTTCTTATTTGTCCCAGCTTTTTACTTCACTGCACAAAGCGCAGATCAAGGATGGATGGTGTTATTGACATCTCTTTTGGGACTGACCAACGGTTATCTAACTGTCTGCATTCTCGCAAATAAACCTAAGAGTAAATACAAT GTTTTGGAGACAGATGCTTTGGGGAATTTGCTAGTATCATTTATGTTAGGAGGAATATTCGCAGGTGTTTGCCTTGGTTGGCTTTGGCAAATAGGCACCAAAAGTTCCTTTTAG
- the LOC106296401 gene encoding equilibrative nucleotide transporter 7, whose amino-acid sequence MSNSEEIPSRLEGKNIARVVCCILGLGSLVAWNAMLTITDYYYQVFPKYHPSRVLTIVYQLVANVFISTLAYKEAKLNTRFRNILGYSIYTAGTFCLIILDLASHGSGSVGAYVVLCLIVALFGLADAFVQGGMVGDLSFMCPEFIQAFMGGLGIAGALTSGLRLITKAIFDKSSDGLRKGALLFIGIATLIELGCLILYVTVFAKLPIVKYYRSKAGKEGAKSVAADLAAAGLQEQAQQVQQMDETKIIRLTKRQLLRQNIDHGMNIFMIYVVTLSIFPGFLYENTGEHRLGDWYAPVLIAMYNGWDSIARFIPSIKTLAMESRKWITGCVIARFLLVPAFYFTAKYADQGWMIFLTSFLGLSNGYLTVCIFSIAPKGYNGPESNALGNLLCVFLLGGIFAGVCLGWLWLIGNGSF is encoded by the exons ATGAGTAATTCAGAGGAAATCCCAAGCAGGCTTGAG GGCAAGAATATAGCACGAGTTGTGTGTTGCATTCTAGGATTAGGTTCTCTCGTGGCATGGAATGCAATGCTGACCATCACCGATTACTATTATCAAGTTTTCCCG AAATATCATCCTTCGCGGGTGCTTACCATAGTTTACCAATTGGTTGCCAATGTGTTTATATCAACACTTGCTTATAAAGAAGCCAAGCTCAATACTCGATTTCGTAACATTTTGGGGTACAGCATTTATACTGCTGGCACATTTTGTCTGATCATT TTGGATCTTGCTTCGCATGGCAGTGGAAGTGTAGGAGCATATGTCGTGTTGTGTTTGATTGTTGCTCTTTTCGGATTGGCTGATGCTTTTGTACAAGGTGGAATGGTTGGAGATCTGTCTTTCATGTGCCCCGAGTTCATACAG GCATTCATGGGAGGCTTAGGCATAGCCGGGGCACTAACCTCCGGTTTAAGGCTTATTACGAAAGCAATCTTTGACAAGTCCTCTGATGGTCTCCGAAAAGGCGCTT TGTTGTTCATAGGAATAGCAACATTGATCGAGTTAGGATGTCTCATTCTATATGTGACTGTCTTCGCTAAGCTTCCTATCGTAAAATACTACCGTTCCAAAGCAGGGAAAGAAGGCGCTAAATCCGTAGCAGCAGATCTAGCTGCGGCCGGCCTCCAAGAGCAAGCTCAACAG GTTCAACAAATGGACGAGACCAAGATCATAAGACTAACGAAGAGGCAATTGCTACGGCAAAACATTGATCATGGGATGAATATATTCATGATTTACGTTGTTACGCTATCGATTTTCCCTGGTTTTCTTTATGAGAACACAGGAGAACACCGGTTGGGCGATTG GTATGCACCAGTCCTAATAGCCATGTACAACGGATGGGATTCAATCGCCAGGTTCATCCCCTCAATCAAAACTTTAGCAATGGAATCTAGGAAATGGATCACGGGCTGCGTTATTGCGCGTTTCTTGCTCGTTCCAGCGTTTTACTTTACAGCTAAATACGCAGATCAGGGATGGATGATTTTCCTCACCTCTTTCTTGGGATTGAGTAACGGTTATTTAACAGTCTGCATCTTCAGCATTGCACCAAAGGGTTACAAT GGACCCGAGTCGAATGCATTAGGGAACTTGTTGTGCGTGTTTCTATTGGGAGGTATCTTCGCTGGTGTTTGTTTGGGTTGGCTTTGGCTCATTGGTAACGGCTCGTTCTAA